In Dehalococcoidia bacterium, the sequence AATAGGGGGCAAAGAGGTGCCCACGGCTCCTCTCTCCAGCTATTCCAAGGCGGTGGAGATCGCCAATATTTTGAAAGAGTGGATCAAGAAGGGGGAGTTTCTGTTGACTGAACCGGTGGCTCCGCTGCCGGGTGTGGAAGCGGGAATCGAGTCCAATGCCCTCAATGAAAGACCGATAGAGTAACCGAGACGGAGGAAGATTTTGAAAGAAAAAGTTGAAGCTGCCCTGAACAAAATACGACCGGCATTACAAGCAGATGGTGGGAATGTCGAACTCATTGATGTAACGGATGGTGTGGTGAGTGTGCGGCTTATGGGCGCTTGCGGAGGCTGCCCGATGGCGGCGATGACGTTGAAAAACGGAATCGAGAAAATACTTAAAGAGCAGGTTCCCGAAGTAAAGAAGGTTGTTTCAATTTAGGTTATCTGTGGTTGCAGCCGGACAACAGTGGGTATCCGTCATGCAGGAAAAAACCTTTAGCTGTTATTCCTGTGGTAAAGAGACAGAGCATGTAGAAGGAAGACCGCCTTGTGAGGAGCTCGGTGGGTGGGTTATGGCTTCTCACTGGAAAGGAAAG encodes:
- a CDS encoding NifU family protein; translated protein: MKEKVEAALNKIRPALQADGGNVELIDVTDGVVSVRLMGACGGCPMAAMTLKNGIEKILKEQVPEVKKVVSI